One window of the Candidatus Ancaeobacter aquaticus genome contains the following:
- a CDS encoding lipoprotein-releasing ABC transporter permease subunit: MLPLEARISLRYLFAKRKEKFISIITFLSISGVALSVMTLIIVLAVMTGFEKDMKDKILGASAHVVISADIPVKDPYSVVDLALKTPHVVAATPYVFGQVIARVRNRVVGVVVRGIDTDRESTVTNIKKKMTYGTYELKGNETIIGKEFARRFSLFLGDSLRIISPSTVMTPLGPASRILDCTVAGIFSYGMYEYDSNLVYLNLKTAQKLFGLGYDVHGVSLKLDDVDNAARVKKALKEKLSPPLYAYTWIDQNRNLFAALKTEKNVMFILLVLAIAVAATNIISTLIMMVMEKTKDIGVLKSIGVTAGGIMRTFLLLGLIIGVIGMVIGTVGGVLFVENIDTIETLVSKVTGVDVFPREIYYLDTLPAQINMRDLITICLSAVVLSICAALYPAWRAARMEPVEALRYE, encoded by the coding sequence ATGTTGCCATTGGAAGCGCGTATAAGTTTACGATATCTGTTTGCTAAACGAAAAGAAAAGTTTATTTCAATAATTACTTTTCTTTCAATAAGCGGTGTGGCTCTTTCAGTCATGACACTTATCATTGTTCTTGCGGTTATGACAGGTTTTGAAAAAGACATGAAAGATAAGATCCTCGGTGCTAGCGCTCATGTGGTTATTAGTGCTGATATACCGGTTAAAGATCCATATTCTGTAGTTGATCTTGCGCTGAAGACGCCTCATGTAGTCGCTGCAACACCCTATGTTTTCGGGCAGGTTATTGCTCGGGTAAGGAATCGTGTTGTTGGTGTTGTCGTGCGAGGGATAGATACGGACCGTGAATCAACAGTCACGAATATAAAAAAGAAAATGACATACGGCACCTATGAGCTTAAAGGCAATGAAACCATAATCGGCAAAGAGTTTGCGCGAAGGTTTAGTTTATTTCTGGGAGATTCATTGCGCATTATTTCTCCATCAACGGTTATGACGCCTCTCGGACCCGCATCACGGATTCTTGACTGTACGGTTGCCGGGATCTTTTCATATGGTATGTATGAGTATGATTCGAATCTCGTGTACCTTAATTTAAAGACAGCCCAGAAACTATTCGGATTAGGATATGATGTGCATGGTGTTAGTCTCAAACTTGATGATGTTGACAATGCCGCACGTGTTAAGAAAGCGCTCAAGGAAAAACTTTCACCACCGCTCTATGCCTATACTTGGATCGATCAGAATAGAAACCTGTTTGCTGCTTTAAAGACAGAAAAGAATGTAATGTTTATATTGCTTGTTTTAGCGATTGCCGTTGCCGCAACGAATATTATCAGTACACTTATTATGATGGTTATGGAAAAAACAAAAGATATTGGTGTTTTGAAATCGATAGGCGTTACTGCAGGCGGTATCATGAGAACGTTTCTTCTTTTAGGGCTTATAATCGGTGTGATCGGTATGGTGATCGGTACCGTAGGCGGCGTTCTTTTTGTTGAGAATATTGATACTATTGAAACACTTGTATCAAAGGTTACCGGAGTAGATGTTTTTCCTCGTGAAATATATTATTTGGATACATTACCTGCACAAATTAATATGAGAGACCTTATAACTATTTGTCTTTCCGCTGTTGTTTTGTCGATTTGTGCCGCGTTATATCCCGCGTGGCGTGCTGCACGTATGGAGCCTGTTGAAGCATTGAGATATGAATAG